DNA sequence from the Antedon mediterranea chromosome 7, ecAntMedi1.1, whole genome shotgun sequence genome:
tcactaccatatttgggcacatcacactttttttgtcaaacaagtttgatagtgtagacagaacttaacatttattttattaatatttccgAAACACATCTCTTTGGCTTTATAcagcacaaaaaaaaaataccagcACCAGAGCGGGTCCCTCAAACTCGGTATAAATTCCGGTCATTTTATACCATACCACCCAATGAGAGTATAGTCTTTTCTGAAAGATTGATTTACTGCCCTGGTTGAAAACTTCAAATAAATAACTTGAATGATTGAATATTATTTCCTCAGGTAGAGTTGTCCAACCCATTGAAGATACCATCAATTTGTGTTGGTCTTTCACCACCTGATCAAAAGCCAGGAACGCCATTAGGATCTGATGAGAAATCCTTGGGTTATAATGTGACGGATTCCTCAGTGTAAGTTATTACGACTAAATAAATAGtgataatatcctggatttataaagccCCTAATGTTTTGAAACCTCAAGGCGCTGTACATATTATAGTACCCTGGTCCTTGCCACATGTGTGGCAAATGCAAACGTACATAAAGTGTTCAAGGGTACAAGCAACAAGCATTAGATTCGAACCCACACtctcacaatcagtaatccaacaaGCAACACTGCGCCACATGCCCTTACTCTCAATGTAAACTACATAGTGATACTATAGTTAGTTTACAGCTTAATTGATGTTGAATTTATTGATCCAACGAATAACTCTTATTACTCCAACATTGAAGACATTGTAAACGGTTTTAATCGATATTTTACTTCTATTTTTAATGATGTTAAcgttcattttaattttaacgAACCTCCCCCCTGTTCtcttaaaatccctgtacttgCTGATATTTCATTTAGTCCGAATGATATAATTAACACCATATCTACATTTCGGTCTAATTCCGCTCCTGGACCAGACTTAATATCAGTCAAATTACTCAAGCCAATATCGCATTCAATTGCCTATCCCCTTTGGTTGCTGTATCGTACTTCTCTTAATACTGGTACTGTGCCCAATGATTGGAAATGTGTAAATACTATTCCAGTTCATAAATCTGGCGATAAGGCAGCGATAACTAATTATAGACCAGTGGCCCTTTCCTCATTGGTGTGTAAAATTTTAGAGAAGATTATcgtaaataacattaataacttTACGTATGACAACGGTTTACTTAACCCTAATCAACATGGTTTTGTCAAACATAAATCTTGCGTAACTCAACTCAATAATGTTACCTATCACTGGTCAAAAATTCTTGACAAACGTGAGCCAGCAATTATTGATACTCTGTTTTTAGACATGAGCAAAGCATTTGATAAAATGCCCTTCGACATCTTATTAACAAAAATTgctgtaaattttaatattcaagGTAATATCTGGAAATGGATATCTTCATACTTGACTGACAGGAATCAGAAAGTTTGTTTCAGGGGGGCTACTTCTTCCGTACTTCCAGTCACATCGGGTATACCTCAGGGCAGTTGTCTTGGTCCAATTTTATTCAATATGTTTGTGAACGATGTTAATCATAATGTTTCTTCTGAATGTTTTCTTTTTGCAGATGATATAATACTATATAGACACAGACAAAATGCCAACGATATTGTTAATTTgcaaaatgatataaatattttatctaaTTGGGCTGATAAGAATCAAATGAAATTCAATGTCAACAAAACTAAATTAATGCATATCACCAGAAAGCGTAACTTTGTTAAGCCGTTGTACTTTCTTAATGGTGAGACAATTGCGGTGGTTGATAGCCATAAACATTTAGGAGTACATATCGATTCTAAACTGAATTGGAATGTTCAAATTGATAATCTAATATCGAAAGCTAATCGAATGTTAGGCTTTATTTTTTCTGTAGCCGGAAATTGCTCTCCAGACGCGATTTCGTGTCTGTACAAAACTTTGGTGCTACCTATTCTAGAGTATGGTTTGCCGGCGTGGGGCCCCAGAAATGGAGGACACATAAAACGCCTCGAACAGGTTCAGCGACGGGCCTCTAGACGTATTCTGGGACCCCACTGCGGACCTATATCATACGACGAACGTTTAATAACTTTGGGTTGGTTATCCTTACGTGATAGAcgtttaatgattttaatttcctttatatttcgttgtttttataatgtaaCTTTTTGTAGTACTGTAAATAACAATATCCATATCAATCAACGCCATCCTGAATTACTCACATTTGTCCACCCTTTTGCACGTACCGATACTTTAAAATATTCGTCTATCAACAATTTTCCTGTTATATGGTCATCACTACCCTCCATAATCAAAGATCAAGCAGTTACTCTTCCTTTGAAAAATTTCCTGtcgaaattgaaaaaatatctgCTTGATCAAcgctaaatttattttaattgtataggAGTATTTTAAATGGTGTAACacagtaatacaaattaattaaattttttatattttctgtatattttatattcatttttaacttgtattaagttgtatgttacagggattgcggacacaaatgtgttatggtgctctgttgctgtcgcaatccctggaccgcttgttgtcgaataaagaaatgaaaatgaaaaaaaaaaaaatgaaaatgaagataTAGACGAAGACCCATTAAAAGAATTCATTAGTATATGTAGAAAATCATGGAACTATTCTTTTAGTTAGTTGATATTGATTTATACAGTTAAGTAGATGATATTGATTTATACAGTTTTAAGTTGATGATATTGATTTATACAGTTAAGTTGATGATTTTGATTTATACAGTTAAGTTGATGATTTTGATTTATACAGTTAAGTTGATGATATTGATTTATACAGTTTTAAGTTGATGATATTGATTTATACAGTTAAGTTGATGATATTGATTTATACAGTTAAGTAGATGATATTGATTTATACAGTTAAGTTGATGATTTTGATTTATACAGTTAAGTTGATGATATTGATTTATACAGTTAAGTTGATGATTTTGATTTATACAGTTAAGTTGATGATTTTGATTTATACAGTTAAGTTGATGATTTTGATTTATACAGTTAAGTTGATGATATTGATTTATACAGTTAAGTTGATGATTTTGATTTATACAGTTAAGTTGATGATATTGATTTATACAGTTAAGTTGATGATATTGATTTATACAGTTAAGTTGATGATATTGATTTATACAGTTAAGTTGATGATATTGATTTATACAGTTAAGTTGATGATTTTGATTTATACAGTTAAGTTTATGATATTGATTTATAAGTTGATGTAAttgatacagtatattgatgatattgatttattagttgatgatattgatttattagTTGATGATATTGATTTACATATGTAGTAAGttgataatattgatttctaagttgatgatattgatttattagttgatgatattgatttataagctgatgatattgatttatatagtaagttgataatattgatttatacaGTAAGTTGATGATATTGATTTCTAAGTTGatgatattgatttttaaattgatgatatTGATTTATAAGTTGATGATATTGACTTATAAGTTGTTGATATTGATTTGTAAGTTGATGATATTGATTTGTAAGTTGATGATATTGATTTGTAAGTTGATTATATTGATATATTCTTGTGAAGGAATGAGAGGCCACCAATTAATTTTACAATGATGATGTTGAATACTGTAGTTTACAGACTGCAGTATGATTTCTAAAAGGTTTCCATTGAACTGCTATTTAGACTATGAAAGCAATTAAAGTTCAAATAGACGTCTAtgtattattcattaaaatgtatCTTTGTTATGTTTTTCAATATTCCGAATTCAGGTTTTTGGTAAAATTGTTGTCTTCCTCTATTAAAAGTAATGGATTCAATCCACATACCCATTTCTGAATTCACATACTTCCTCAGAAAAGTTTTATCAAGTTTATTTCCATGTTTCAGCCACCATAAGGGTGAAGCTACTCCTTACGATGCATGTAAGAAAGGTGACAAGATTGGATGTGGGGTGAAGTTTTCTGAAGATGCCAAGGATGATGAACCTCGAACTGTTTACTTCACAATAAATGGAAGAGAGGTACTTTTGATTTCTATTGATTTAATCCGTTTCAATTTTCTGCTGTTGCATTCACGCCAAAGAATTTTTAATAGCATagtatttgaaaacaaaattgaaataatgtCAATAAGTTCAATACTTCATTCTATAGAGAAAATgatttaaaggccaggtgcgggcaaaaaatttctattgatcatacattccaataattatcgatctatagtttcccctatgtttcataatttttgggattttatttgtgttacacgagcttgttgaaaataagcactttcttatcagtggggggatagttcaaattacacagtaaaatctctattcttttgtacacaaattttgtaaagtagagaggcattttaaaaagctatgaaaaataaacggtgtggtaaaaatgttatcagatgactaaatataggtaatataacttgaatattacatttttgatatttttattgaacttcagatttttattttcatgctatagcaaaaattatccaccgtatatccaccatcttttttcaccgtctagggagtcaccagacatgttattacattaggttaactacctaactactgaaaaaaagtcttcctggtttttatggaagaatttttgccaaattttgtatttgaccatattaagggaaattaatttttttttcctcttgatttctgttacaaatatttgatttatgtacaattaaccaaatattatatttaaaattcatgcctgtatctGAGCTTTAAGTTCTAGAGAGCAAACTAAGTCATGTTATAGTGATGCAAACATGGCATTACATGACTCATCACAGTGGCTCATATGGTCAAGAATATTTTtcattatacaaaaataactgAAAAGTTTGTTTTTTATGAGGATTATATTATGCTCAACAATCTGTAGGTAGTGTGTGTCTAGTGTCTGATAATGGTTGGCCCTCTGTGTGGTCCCTCTTCATATTGAATCACTTTTTAGCTTTGATTACATTGGGCTTCTCTCCCTAGTTAATTATATATAACTTCTTCACTTCATCAACAGATTGCAACACAAGAAGTTGAGTTCCCAGCTTGTGGTCTTTTCCCAGCCATTTCATTCAAGACGGCTGGTGATCGCGTACAGGTTCATTTGCAGGCGGATGGGCCTAGTATGGTGGAGGAAATGGTAGTTGACAGCTGTGAAGAGGATTGGGCTAGGCTACACGATGTTGACGTTAACGGACCAGTAAGTAGTTAATATTTGGGGGCTTTTTTCGATTTACGATGACTGACAACCAAACTAcgtcatgtactgtagttcattgtgcgcatgcagAAGGAGGGAGGACCTCGACACATAGGATGGTTTCTAGGTGCAGGCCATTAccgattgacctgacctaggttggTCCTCGGTCGAAAGCTCTCTGTTATTGACATCTGCAAAATGACGGAACagtagaatatattatattgtaaaaccTTTGTTTGGCCGTAAGACCACTTGGTACTTCAGCTCTgtctactatcaaactttatgtgacaacaaaatgtgatgtggccatatatggcatgatgatgtcatatcactaccatatttgaacatagcactaccatatttgggcacatcacaccttttttgtcaaactagtttgatagtgtagacagagcttaagtctatGTGCATGTGTGTATTCAATTTTTGGTAGTAGTTTAAGTTTGTTTTTCTcccatgtttattttattttcagccctttaacattaatattctTATTCTTCTTCtaaattgtaaatgttttatttagattaaatcctttttttttcatagttTTTATCGTATGTAGGAAGAGGAAAGTCGACAGCTAATGTTGGACTTGCCCAAGCGAGGAAACCAGTTACCCCAACAAATCATTACTTTGAGTTAGAAATAATTGATCCTGGAAAAAACTGCTATGTTGCTATTGGTCTAGCCAGGCGTAACTATCCAAAATCACGTCACCCTGGTTGGAATTATGGCTCCATAGCATACCATGCAGGTTAGTGAAGTTAAATCCAGTTGGAGAGGTGGGGGAGTTTGAGATAGTTGATCGTGAAAAAATTGCTATGTTGCTATTGGCCAACTATCCAAACCACCCTGGTTGGAATTTTTTCTCCATACCATATCATGCAGCTTGTAAGGTTAGGTTGGTGAAGTTAAATCCAGTTTGGGAGGTGGGAAAACACTGACAgaggaaaaaaaacattttttcagtacatatataaaaaatcatagaaaaatgtgtttacttGAATGTTGCGGTGTATGGGTGGGTCACTACGACCTTAGGGAGTAACAAACATTACCCTTGCATATGTTACTATTATTtagtttatgattatatttttgttctgtaggccagactatatttacattacacaaaatgtttactactgatttttaaacaaaaataacttttttaataataataaaatcattatttctgaagaaagaacaataattaaaactgttatttcaaaaagtagagcggcgttttttgtaggaaatatttcttgtttaatgtaAGTTATCAGACAGAAATTTGggtaataaatatgtatgtaaTGTCAATGATATTTAACAGTCATATTTAGCTCTATATTCGACAGTGCCTTTACATTTATTCTTTGTTTATTTAGATGATGGTAAATTATTTAATGGTGTGGGACAAGGTGACCCATTTGGCCCCAGGTGCTATAAAGGTGATATTATGGGATGTGGAGTGATGTTTCCTCGTGATTATCAATTTGATGAGTAAGTTTGCATAAATAAGCTATGATAACACATAATGTTAATattgtctttttaaatttttgattCAAATTGCAGATTaaaagccaatttacacagacgagcggtgaCGGTAAGAAATACATAATGTTagatgttattccttatgaccatttacaaaCAACGTGGAGCGGCcgggcggtttccgctcaggatagatacagattctatgtggaaCAAGCTCTTGGCTTACCGTTACAgctaccgctcgtctgtgtaaattggccttataGAAAATTTTCAGTTTGTCTTTCattgcttaaaataataaaagtgaaTATCTTTTACAGCGAAGATAAAGATGCTGAAGAAGAAGAGGGTGCTTCATCAGTGTTACCAGCTAGAGACCCGTTGTATGGCCTTGGTGACCTAAATCTTATGTACCCTAGAGGGCAGTATGAAGATGACGATCAAGATTTAATTAATGAGGAATTGATGGATTTACAAAGTCAAGGAATCAGTGTACAGGTTGGTTtgcttattttgtttatttctcaagattaaattgaaaaagaaaaccaTGAAAAGTAAGCATCTACTGTACAGCCAACTTTCACATTACAGGACACTATTCGAATGACCTAATAAGTCTGGTATTCAGAGTGTGTTTTATGCTAAACATTAATTTTCTACGTCAATAAAAGCCTGGTTGTTTGGAGAGTCTCCGGTTTTCAGAGAAAATTGGGAGAGCTGACAGTATGCATAGATGTTCTATTCAAATTCAAGAAAAGATGAGGACCCTACCCTAAGGAATAAAGGATCATTTATCACTGGTACCATGTAAGGAAATAATCATTTACTGCATACGATTTTTTTCCAGGTATTTTTCACTAGAAATGGCAAGACAATTGGACGAAGAGAAGTACGAATACCACAAGGTGGCTTCTTCCCCTCTATAGGAATGATGAGTATTGGAGAGAAAGTTCGCATTGATCTTCGACCTTTGAGTGGTTGACCTATAACCTTTTTAGAGTTCTGTGTTCCTTTGCTTTATGAACTTCCAGTCGATGTTAATGTGTGTGTTACTGTACCTTTGTCTGTAGTTATGCAAGAGGTCATAAAGCTCAATACCAATAATAGCATTTTCATTACATGTTTCTTGTTGAAAATACATTAGTGGTAATAATAGACAGTAAATGAACAATTTAATGttgtttaattataattatatttattgataatgtacagtatataaaaactGAATTAGAACTGGCTCAATATGCCTGGTTATTCAAGAAATCAATGGAAAGAATGTATGTCcagttttactttaaaaaaacctccattaaggggacaccttttgTATCCAACAgattttttaaaacatgtatcagatgtcccctgaatagctGTGTCTCAAATGAGTGGTTCTATGGTGTTTCTTTTTGCTGAGCAAATAGGATAAATGTTTTCTCATTTAATTtccttttttagaaaaaaaaatataaacactaaatttttcatattattttcttatta
Encoded proteins:
- the LOC140055334 gene encoding SPRY domain-containing protein 3-like; amino-acid sequence: MRRARRGIHFGLQYQHFSRVRMLGRFMDREANRPRYYGVLRVENTLLSKGEGLFVDGMPVSPGNSFFEVELSNPLKIPSICVGLSPPDQKPGTPLGSDEKSLGYNVTDSSVHHKGEATPYDACKKGDKIGCGVKFSEDAKDDEPRTVYFTINGREIATQEVEFPACGLFPAISFKTAGDRVQVHLQADGPSMVEEMVVDSCEEDWARLHDVDVNGPFLSYVGRGKSTANVGLAQARKPVTPTNHYFELEIIDPGKNCYVAIGLARRNYPKSRHPGWNYGSIAYHADDGKLFNGVGQGDPFGPRCYKGDIMGCGVMFPRDYQFDDEDKDAEEEEGASSVLPARDPLYGLGDLNLMYPRGQYEDDDQDLINEELMDLQSQGISVQVFFTRNGKTIGRREVRIPQGGFFPSIGMMSIGEKVRIDLRPLSG